In Archangium violaceum, the following are encoded in one genomic region:
- a CDS encoding alpha/beta hydrolase family protein encodes MPDEFRFFVDGRIPVLKMHYEPRPGPAVLVLHGLGANADAQRWELNALATWGLSAIGVDAPHHGARRDAWLDEMSWLGPPESHARLLHAILEAAHDVSRVIDHVASEGHWPIGLAGISFGAYTALTVAANDSRVQATVSILGSPDWTPREGPITDEIRELMHHAPVHRPWDCARHPLLLLNAGRDSVVPPHWARDFARTLWEWHPGLGSHVEHFEYPESDHMMRQEDWDDVWRRALGFLRRHLYRE; translated from the coding sequence ATGCCCGATGAGTTCCGCTTCTTCGTGGATGGACGCATCCCCGTACTCAAGATGCACTACGAGCCCCGGCCCGGCCCGGCCGTCCTCGTCCTGCACGGACTTGGTGCGAACGCGGATGCCCAGCGCTGGGAGCTGAACGCGCTCGCCACCTGGGGCCTGAGCGCCATCGGCGTGGACGCCCCGCACCACGGTGCCCGGCGCGATGCATGGCTCGATGAGATGTCGTGGCTCGGCCCGCCCGAGTCCCATGCCCGCCTGCTTCACGCCATCCTCGAGGCGGCCCATGATGTCTCACGGGTCATCGACCACGTGGCGTCCGAAGGCCACTGGCCCATCGGGCTCGCCGGCATCTCGTTCGGCGCGTACACGGCGCTGACCGTGGCGGCCAATGACTCGCGGGTGCAAGCGACCGTGTCCATCCTGGGCTCGCCGGATTGGACTCCTCGGGAGGGGCCCATCACCGATGAGATTCGCGAGCTGATGCACCACGCGCCGGTCCACCGCCCGTGGGACTGCGCGCGCCACCCGCTGCTCCTGCTCAACGCGGGCCGCGACAGCGTCGTACCGCCGCATTGGGCCCGCGACTTCGCACGGACGCTCTGGGAGTGGCATCCCGGGTTGGGCTCGCACGTCGAGCACTTCGAGTATCCGGAGTCGGACCACATGATGCGGCAGGAGGATTGGGACGATGTCTGGCGCCGGGCGCTCGGCTTCCTCCGGCGCCACCTCTACCGCGAGTGA
- a CDS encoding cytochrome P450, which translates to MTAPTSSPLPSYDLFAPEVLMNQTPLMHRIRAENPLAWIPQMHSWLLTRHADILAVLKDRRFAPSNMAGWMGRLTPAEQEELLPMRKSIELWMGHTNEKDHLRFQLLLKRYFTPTTVDGLRPRVREFTEELLELVKDRGGMDVVKDLAYPLPANVIAEMLGVPTRDREQLQLWSRDITAIFTPSSDIHQLRRCQRSVLEMQDYMRPIIAERRREPRQDLISILVAAEKEGAIHSEEEIVTNCVLLLFAGHETTANLIANGLVLLFENPEQFEQLKAKPELMPSAVEEMLRCDGPAGAITRVNTEPVELAGRALPPGQHIFLALSAGNRDPEVFPDPDRFDITRKPNRHMAFGMGAFYCLGAALARMEADECFRVLLRRFPNIRPAYQTPDWRPTPPIGHHLETLHVKF; encoded by the coding sequence ATGACCGCCCCCACGAGCTCGCCCCTGCCCTCCTACGATCTCTTCGCGCCGGAGGTGCTGATGAATCAGACGCCGCTGATGCATCGCATCCGCGCCGAGAATCCGTTGGCTTGGATTCCCCAGATGCACTCGTGGCTGCTGACGCGCCATGCGGACATCCTCGCGGTGCTGAAGGATCGCCGTTTCGCTCCCTCCAACATGGCGGGCTGGATGGGCCGCCTGACGCCCGCGGAGCAGGAGGAGCTGCTCCCGATGCGCAAGTCCATCGAGCTGTGGATGGGCCACACCAACGAGAAGGACCACCTGCGCTTCCAACTCCTGCTCAAGCGCTACTTCACGCCCACCACCGTGGACGGGCTGCGCCCGCGCGTGCGCGAGTTCACCGAGGAGCTGCTCGAGCTCGTGAAGGACCGGGGTGGCATGGACGTGGTGAAGGACCTGGCCTATCCCCTCCCCGCCAACGTCATCGCGGAGATGCTGGGCGTGCCCACGCGTGATCGCGAGCAGCTCCAGCTCTGGTCGCGCGACATCACGGCCATCTTCACGCCCTCCTCGGACATCCACCAGCTGCGCCGCTGCCAGCGCAGCGTCCTGGAGATGCAGGACTACATGCGGCCCATCATCGCCGAGCGCCGCCGCGAGCCCCGGCAGGATCTCATCAGCATCCTCGTGGCCGCCGAGAAGGAAGGCGCCATCCACAGCGAGGAGGAGATCGTCACCAACTGCGTGCTGCTGCTCTTCGCGGGCCACGAGACGACGGCCAACCTCATCGCCAACGGGCTGGTGCTGCTCTTCGAGAACCCCGAGCAGTTCGAGCAGCTCAAGGCGAAGCCGGAGCTGATGCCCTCGGCGGTGGAGGAGATGCTGCGCTGCGACGGTCCCGCCGGAGCCATCACCCGGGTGAACACCGAGCCGGTGGAGCTGGCTGGCCGCGCGTTGCCCCCGGGACAGCACATCTTCCTGGCGCTGAGCGCGGGCAACCGGGACCCCGAGGTGTTCCCGGATCCGGACCGCTTCGACATCACCCGCAAGCCGAACCGGCACATGGCCTTTGGCATGGGAGCCTTCTACTGCCTGGGCGCGGCCCTGGCGCGCATGGAGGCGGACGAGTGCTTCCGCGTCCTGCTGCGCCGCTTCCCGAACATCCGGCCCGCGTACCAGACGCCCGACTGGCGCCCCACGCCCCCCATCGGTCACCACCTGGAGACGCTGCACGTGAAGTTCTGA
- a CDS encoding malonic semialdehyde reductase gives MHPRNTPLDTDVLDTLFLEARTHNGWAARPVEEPLLRQLWTLARMPPTSANSNPARLVFVKSPEAKERLKPALSAGNVEKTMTAPVTVIVAYDTRFHEQLPRLFPARDMKAVFDKLPPEARERQALLNGSLQGAYLILAARALGLDCGPMAGFDNAKVDAAFLAGTSWKSNFLLNLGYGDPARLHPRGPRLDFEEACRLE, from the coding sequence ATGCACCCACGCAACACTCCCCTGGATACCGACGTTCTCGACACGCTCTTCCTCGAGGCGCGCACTCACAACGGTTGGGCGGCGCGCCCCGTGGAGGAGCCGCTGTTGCGCCAGCTGTGGACGCTGGCCCGGATGCCGCCCACCTCGGCCAACTCCAACCCCGCGCGCCTGGTCTTCGTGAAGAGCCCCGAGGCCAAGGAGCGGCTCAAGCCCGCCCTGTCCGCCGGCAACGTGGAGAAGACGATGACCGCCCCGGTGACGGTCATCGTCGCCTACGACACCCGCTTCCACGAGCAGCTGCCCCGGCTCTTCCCCGCCAGGGACATGAAGGCGGTGTTCGACAAGCTGCCGCCCGAGGCTCGCGAGAGGCAGGCGCTCCTGAACGGCTCGCTCCAGGGGGCCTACCTCATCCTCGCCGCCCGCGCGCTCGGACTGGACTGCGGTCCCATGGCGGGCTTCGACAACGCCAAGGTGGACGCGGCCTTCCTCGCGGGCACCTCCTGGAAGAGCAACTTCCTGCTCAACCTCGGCTACGGAGACCCGGCAAGATTGCACCCGCGTGGTCCCCGGCTGGACTTCGAGGAGGCGTGCCGCCTCGAATAA
- a CDS encoding AraC family transcriptional regulator yields MHPPRAPHASAPGEDWVDISRDAATGIETIRAHFTGHAYDPHFHDAYLVGVTEQGLQEFSCRRAIHRSTPGRVILIEPGEIHDGQARGEAGFTYLMLYLEPSWLLETCTRAADGAFPHHQAGFQAILNDEPRLAGAIRRAFWMLHEPEMRLARDGALDALAEALNPHLGASVMARAGGAATRAARRARDLLREQMEQDLGLEELARLCGADRFQLSRAFRAAYGLPPHAYLVQLRLAAARRKLAAGEAPAAVAAAVGFADQSHLGRWFRRAFGLTPAAYRAICTNVPDGKSLHR; encoded by the coding sequence TTGCATCCTCCTAGAGCTCCGCACGCCTCCGCGCCAGGTGAGGACTGGGTCGACATCTCGCGTGATGCGGCCACGGGCATCGAGACGATCCGGGCCCACTTCACCGGCCATGCCTACGATCCGCACTTTCATGACGCGTACCTCGTCGGGGTGACGGAGCAGGGACTCCAGGAGTTCTCCTGCCGGAGGGCGATTCACCGCAGCACGCCGGGTCGAGTCATCCTGATCGAACCTGGAGAGATCCATGACGGGCAGGCCCGGGGCGAAGCGGGCTTCACGTACCTGATGCTCTATCTGGAGCCGTCCTGGTTGCTCGAGACCTGTACCCGGGCGGCGGACGGTGCCTTCCCGCACCACCAGGCCGGCTTCCAGGCGATCCTCAATGACGAACCCCGGCTCGCGGGCGCCATCCGCCGGGCGTTCTGGATGCTCCACGAGCCGGAGATGCGGCTCGCGCGGGATGGAGCGTTGGACGCCCTGGCGGAGGCACTGAATCCCCACCTCGGCGCGTCCGTGATGGCCAGAGCGGGAGGGGCGGCGACCCGCGCCGCACGCCGGGCCCGTGACCTGCTGCGCGAGCAGATGGAGCAGGACCTGGGGCTCGAAGAGCTCGCCCGGCTCTGCGGCGCGGACCGCTTTCAGTTGTCACGGGCCTTTCGCGCGGCCTACGGGCTGCCGCCCCACGCCTACCTCGTGCAACTGCGTCTGGCCGCCGCGCGCCGGAAGCTCGCGGCGGGCGAGGCTCCCGCGGCCGTCGCCGCCGCCGTGGGGTTCGCCGACCAGAGCCACCTGGGCCGCTGGTTCCGCCGTGCGTTCGGGCTGACCCCCGCGGCCTACCGTGCGATCTGCACGAACGTTCCAGACGGGAAGTCCCTCCACCGCTGA
- a CDS encoding cytochrome P450 yields MPTTDIPTLELDLNDPDFIRDPYPVLARLRETTPVFLEPRWNKVFFTRYDDISALLRDRRLGRSITHVLSRDELGWPPPDPRQAAFDHFQDNHPLDAEPPKHTRLRALVMQAFTPRRVEALRGRVTRIVEQQVLGLVGRGPFDLVTDYAEPLPVTVIAELLGVPEPDRKWLRPWSAAIVKLYELGYSEEQQRAANDAVLEFSACLRRLLSERRVTPRDDLISALAQAEERGDRLTEDELIGTCILLLNAGHEASVNGTTAAVRNLLLHREHWERLVRDAREHPERPSPLFERAVEELLRYDTPLPMFERWVLEDVQHGDILLKRGTEVALLYASGNRDPRKFHAPDAIDLDRTEGPHLTFGLGIHYCLGAPLARLEMQIALHALARHTPGLGLTQPHTPHYGRGFVIRGLQQLHVTASG; encoded by the coding sequence ATGCCCACCACCGACATTCCCACGCTGGAGCTCGACCTGAACGATCCGGACTTCATCCGAGATCCGTACCCGGTCCTCGCGCGCCTGCGCGAGACCACGCCCGTCTTCCTCGAGCCCCGCTGGAACAAGGTGTTCTTCACCCGCTACGACGACATCAGCGCCCTGTTGCGCGACCGCCGCCTCGGGCGCAGCATCACGCACGTCCTGTCCCGCGATGAGCTCGGCTGGCCTCCACCCGACCCGAGGCAGGCGGCGTTCGATCACTTCCAGGACAACCATCCGCTCGACGCGGAGCCTCCCAAACACACCCGCCTGCGCGCCCTCGTCATGCAAGCGTTCACGCCCAGGCGTGTGGAAGCCTTGCGTGGACGTGTGACCCGCATCGTGGAGCAACAGGTGCTGGGTCTCGTCGGGCGCGGTCCCTTCGATCTGGTCACGGACTACGCCGAACCCCTGCCCGTGACGGTCATCGCGGAGCTCCTCGGCGTCCCCGAACCGGACCGCAAGTGGCTGCGCCCCTGGAGCGCGGCGATCGTGAAGCTCTACGAGCTCGGGTACTCGGAGGAACAGCAGCGCGCCGCCAACGACGCCGTCCTCGAGTTCAGCGCCTGCCTCCGGCGGCTCCTCTCCGAGCGCCGCGTCACGCCCCGGGACGATCTCATCAGCGCCCTCGCCCAAGCGGAGGAACGCGGAGACCGCCTCACCGAGGACGAGCTCATCGGCACGTGCATCCTGCTCCTCAACGCGGGGCACGAGGCCAGCGTGAACGGCACGACCGCCGCCGTCCGCAACCTCCTCCTGCACAGGGAACACTGGGAGCGCCTCGTTCGCGACGCCCGCGAACACCCCGAGCGTCCCTCGCCCCTCTTCGAGCGCGCCGTGGAGGAGCTCCTCCGCTACGACACGCCCCTTCCCATGTTCGAACGCTGGGTGCTCGAGGATGTTCAGCACGGCGACATCCTCCTGAAGCGCGGCACCGAGGTCGCCCTGCTGTATGCCTCCGGGAACCGCGACCCGCGCAAGTTCCACGCGCCGGATGCCATCGACCTCGACCGCACCGAGGGCCCGCACCTCACGTTTGGCCTTGGCATCCATTACTGCCTCGGCGCGCCCCTGGCCCGCCTCGAGATGCAGATCGCCCTCCACGCCCTCGCCCGGCACACTCCCGGCCTCGGCCTCACCCAACCCCATACCCCGCACTACGGCCGCGGATTCGTCATCCGCGGCCTCCAACAGCTCCACGTCACCGCGAGCGGGTGA
- a CDS encoding cell division protein FtsK — MSLLAVSAGCAGGPELEQDEATGAQEAALAATRLTVSLRTWSGHYLVADQGGGADLMAYSTQAQEWETFTLTDVNGGSLVSGDVVTLQSSSGQWGSATNGGGGNIRFTATTPLAWEELSIVKLSGTGDIVNGDKIALKTTVSGQFVSAVNAGGSTVVASAAAAKEWETLTLGISGGGTGSRGSILFVGNSFTHGHEEPVYSYNKGAITDANGAGQGGVPGIFKKLTVQAGLAYDVTIETVSGETLGGHYATKAAIIGRAWDTVVLQENSTVPLPTARGGNPTAFFTGAGNLRNLVLTGNPAARVFLYETWASPTSVTNQGYTAGTAGLQAMQSDLRNAYFKAHYDLGFTGVARVGDGFLRAIDQGLADPDPSNGTSPGTFNLWSASDSRHASKYGSYLSAAVLFTKITGADPRGLSTGSGSAAADLGIGATDASNLHRIAYEFSTLPDPGASSAPRPATGASFTGSVTAGTPANLTGIAQLSSLTTSEGTFTNLVGATASGITGTNTPNSRGSTPATANAAASGLTVQDGANNLGTGNFQLGTAFTAKTRFFIVESALASGTIGDDTVVTLIDASNNQVGSFSLSLLASQFTASAAGNTSNALATINYTSGVSSVTGSPAGTIQSKLGAVTFSLADLGVTSPTSVSTATGIRLVSSTLDPNVVGLYTVP; from the coding sequence ATGAGCCTGCTCGCGGTCAGCGCCGGTTGTGCTGGCGGCCCGGAGCTGGAGCAGGACGAGGCCACTGGCGCCCAGGAGGCGGCGCTCGCGGCGACGCGGTTGACGGTCTCCCTGCGGACCTGGTCGGGCCATTACCTCGTCGCGGATCAGGGCGGTGGCGCCGACTTGATGGCGTACAGCACGCAGGCCCAGGAGTGGGAGACGTTCACGCTCACGGACGTCAACGGCGGCTCGCTCGTCAGCGGAGACGTGGTGACGCTGCAGTCGAGCAGCGGCCAGTGGGGCTCGGCGACCAACGGCGGCGGCGGCAACATCCGGTTCACGGCGACGACGCCCCTGGCCTGGGAAGAGCTCAGCATCGTGAAGCTGAGCGGCACCGGCGACATCGTCAACGGCGACAAGATCGCGCTGAAGACGACGGTCAGCGGCCAGTTCGTCTCCGCGGTCAACGCTGGCGGCAGCACCGTCGTTGCCTCCGCCGCCGCGGCGAAGGAGTGGGAGACGCTCACGCTGGGCATCTCCGGTGGCGGGACCGGCTCCCGGGGCAGCATCCTCTTCGTCGGCAACAGCTTCACCCACGGCCACGAGGAGCCGGTCTACTCGTACAACAAGGGCGCGATCACCGATGCCAACGGAGCAGGGCAGGGCGGTGTGCCGGGCATCTTCAAGAAGCTGACCGTCCAGGCCGGGTTGGCCTACGACGTCACCATCGAGACGGTCAGCGGCGAGACCCTCGGCGGGCACTACGCCACGAAGGCGGCGATCATCGGCCGCGCCTGGGACACCGTCGTCCTGCAGGAGAACAGCACGGTTCCCCTGCCCACCGCCCGGGGGGGCAATCCCACGGCCTTCTTCACCGGTGCCGGCAACCTGCGGAACCTCGTGTTGACGGGCAACCCGGCGGCCAGGGTGTTCCTGTACGAGACCTGGGCTTCGCCCACGTCGGTCACGAACCAGGGGTACACGGCCGGCACCGCGGGCCTGCAAGCGATGCAGAGCGACCTGCGCAACGCGTACTTCAAGGCCCATTACGACCTGGGCTTCACGGGCGTGGCCCGGGTGGGGGACGGGTTCCTGCGCGCGATCGACCAGGGTCTGGCGGATCCGGATCCCTCCAATGGAACCTCCCCGGGAACCTTCAACCTCTGGAGCGCCTCGGACAGCCGCCATGCGAGCAAATACGGCAGCTACCTCTCCGCGGCGGTGCTGTTCACGAAGATCACCGGGGCCGACCCGCGCGGCCTGTCCACCGGCTCGGGCAGCGCGGCGGCCGACCTGGGCATTGGCGCCACCGATGCCTCCAACCTGCACCGCATCGCCTACGAGTTCTCCACTCTGCCCGACCCGGGCGCGTCCTCCGCGCCCAGGCCCGCCACGGGGGCGAGCTTCACGGGCTCGGTGACGGCTGGCACCCCGGCGAACCTCACCGGCATCGCGCAGTTGAGCTCCCTCACCACCTCCGAGGGCACCTTCACGAACCTCGTCGGCGCGACGGCCAGTGGCATCACGGGGACCAACACGCCCAACTCGCGTGGCTCCACGCCCGCGACCGCCAATGCGGCCGCTTCGGGCCTCACCGTCCAGGACGGCGCGAACAACCTGGGCACGGGCAACTTCCAGCTCGGCACGGCCTTCACCGCGAAGACCCGCTTCTTCATCGTCGAGAGCGCCCTCGCCTCCGGCACCATCGGCGACGACACCGTCGTCACGCTGATCGACGCGTCGAACAATCAGGTCGGCTCGTTCTCGCTCTCCCTGCTCGCGAGCCAGTTCACCGCCTCGGCCGCGGGCAACACGTCCAACGCGCTGGCGACGATCAACTACACGAGCGGTGTCTCGAGCGTCACCGGCAGCCCCGCGGGCACGATTCAGTCGAAGCTGGGGGCCGTCACGTTTTCGCTGGCGGATCTGGGCGTCACCAGCCCCACGAGCGTCAGCACCGCCACCGGCATCCGCCTCGTCAGCTCCACGCTCGATCCGAACGTGGTCGGCCTCTACACAGTGCCCTGA